From a region of the Balaenoptera acutorostrata chromosome 14, mBalAcu1.1, whole genome shotgun sequence genome:
- the TENT5A gene encoding terminal nucleotidyltransferase 5A isoform X1, which translates to MHQRYFWTDQGPVAFGGHFMAEGEGYFAMAEDELAGGPYIPLAGDFSGGDFGGGGGGFGGHCLDYCESPTAHCNVLNWEQVQRLDGILSETIPIHGRGNFPTLELQPSLIVKVVRRRLAEKRIGVRDVRLNGSAASHVLHQDSGLGYKDLDLIFCADLRGEEEFQTVKDVVLDCLLDFLPEGVNKEKITPLTLKEAYVQKMVKVCNDSDRWSLISLSNNSGKNVELKFVDSLRRQFEFSVDSFQIKLDSLLLFYECSENPMTETFHPTIIGESVYGDFHEAFDHLCNKIIATRNPEEIRGGGLLKYCNLLVRGFRPASDEIKTLQRYMCSRFFIDFSDIGEQQRKLESYLQNHFVGLEDRKYDYLMTLHGVVNESTVCLMGHERRQTLNLITMLAIRVLADQNVIPNVANVTCYYQPAPYVADANFSNYYIAQVQPVFTCQQQTYSTWLPCN; encoded by the exons ATGCATCAGAGATACTTTTG GACCGACCAGGGCCCAGTGGCGTTCGGCGGGCACTTCATGGCGGAAGGCGAAGGGTACTTTGCCATGGCCGAGGACGAGCTGGCCGGCGGCCCTTACATCCCCCTGGCCGGCGACTTTAGCGGCGGCGActtcggcggcggcggcggcggcttcgGCGGGCACTGCTTGGACTATTGCGAAAGCCCCACGGCGCACTGCAACGTGCTGAACTGGGAGCAAGTGCAGCGGCTGGACGGCATCCTGAGCGAGACCATCCCGATCCACGGGCGCGGCAACTTCCCCACGCTCGAGCTGCAGCCCAGCCTGATCGTGAAGGTGGTGCGGCGGCGCCTGGCCGAGAAGCGCATCGGCGTCCGCGACGTGCGCCTCAACGGCTCGGCCGCCAGCCACGTCCTGCACCAGGACAGCGGCCTGGGCTACAAGGATCTGGACCTCATCTTCTGCGCCGACCTGCGCGGGGAAGAGGAGTTTCAGACTGTGAAGGACGTCGTGCTGGACTGCCTGTTGGACTTCTTACCCGAAGGGGTGAACAAAGAGAAGATCACACCACTCACGCTCAAG GAAGCTTATGTGCAGAAAATGGTTAAAGTGTGCAATGACTCTGACCGATGGAGTCTTATATCCCTGTCAAACAACAGTGGCAAAAATGTGGAACTGAAATTTGTGGATTCCCTCCGGAGGCAGTTTGAATTTAGTGTAGATTCTTTTCAAATCAAATTAGACTCTCTTCTCCTCTTTTACGAATGTTCAGAGAACCCAATGACTGAAACGTTTCACCCCACAATAATCGGGGAGAGTGTCTATGGCGATTTCCACGAAGCCTTTGATCACCTTTGTAACAAGATCATTGCCACCCGGAACCCGGAGGAAATCAGAGGGGGAGGCCTGCTTAAGTACTGCAACCTCTTAGTGAGGGGCTTTAGGCCCGCCTCTGATGAGATCAAGACCCTTCAGAGGTATATGTGTTCTAGGTTTTTCATCGATTTCTCAGACATTGGAGAGCAGCAGAGAAAACTGGAGTCCTATTTGCAGAACCACTTCGTGGGCTTGGAAGACCGCAAGTATGACTATCTCATGACCCTTCATGGAGTGGTGAATGAGAGTACCGTGTGCCTGATGGGACATGAAAGAAGACAGACTTTAAACCTGATCACAATGCTGGCTATCCGGGTGCTAGCTGACCAAAATGTCATCCCTAACGTGGCTAATGTCACTTGCTATTACCAGCCAGCCCCGTACGTAGCAGATGCAAACTTTAGCAATTACTACATTGCACAGGTCCAGCCAGTGTTCACATGCCAGCAACAGACATACTCCACTTGGCTACCTTGCAATTAG
- the TENT5A gene encoding terminal nucleotidyltransferase 5A isoform X2, whose product MAEGEGYFAMAEDELAGGPYIPLAGDFSGGDFGGGGGGFGGHCLDYCESPTAHCNVLNWEQVQRLDGILSETIPIHGRGNFPTLELQPSLIVKVVRRRLAEKRIGVRDVRLNGSAASHVLHQDSGLGYKDLDLIFCADLRGEEEFQTVKDVVLDCLLDFLPEGVNKEKITPLTLKEAYVQKMVKVCNDSDRWSLISLSNNSGKNVELKFVDSLRRQFEFSVDSFQIKLDSLLLFYECSENPMTETFHPTIIGESVYGDFHEAFDHLCNKIIATRNPEEIRGGGLLKYCNLLVRGFRPASDEIKTLQRYMCSRFFIDFSDIGEQQRKLESYLQNHFVGLEDRKYDYLMTLHGVVNESTVCLMGHERRQTLNLITMLAIRVLADQNVIPNVANVTCYYQPAPYVADANFSNYYIAQVQPVFTCQQQTYSTWLPCN is encoded by the exons ATGGCGGAAGGCGAAGGGTACTTTGCCATGGCCGAGGACGAGCTGGCCGGCGGCCCTTACATCCCCCTGGCCGGCGACTTTAGCGGCGGCGActtcggcggcggcggcggcggcttcgGCGGGCACTGCTTGGACTATTGCGAAAGCCCCACGGCGCACTGCAACGTGCTGAACTGGGAGCAAGTGCAGCGGCTGGACGGCATCCTGAGCGAGACCATCCCGATCCACGGGCGCGGCAACTTCCCCACGCTCGAGCTGCAGCCCAGCCTGATCGTGAAGGTGGTGCGGCGGCGCCTGGCCGAGAAGCGCATCGGCGTCCGCGACGTGCGCCTCAACGGCTCGGCCGCCAGCCACGTCCTGCACCAGGACAGCGGCCTGGGCTACAAGGATCTGGACCTCATCTTCTGCGCCGACCTGCGCGGGGAAGAGGAGTTTCAGACTGTGAAGGACGTCGTGCTGGACTGCCTGTTGGACTTCTTACCCGAAGGGGTGAACAAAGAGAAGATCACACCACTCACGCTCAAG GAAGCTTATGTGCAGAAAATGGTTAAAGTGTGCAATGACTCTGACCGATGGAGTCTTATATCCCTGTCAAACAACAGTGGCAAAAATGTGGAACTGAAATTTGTGGATTCCCTCCGGAGGCAGTTTGAATTTAGTGTAGATTCTTTTCAAATCAAATTAGACTCTCTTCTCCTCTTTTACGAATGTTCAGAGAACCCAATGACTGAAACGTTTCACCCCACAATAATCGGGGAGAGTGTCTATGGCGATTTCCACGAAGCCTTTGATCACCTTTGTAACAAGATCATTGCCACCCGGAACCCGGAGGAAATCAGAGGGGGAGGCCTGCTTAAGTACTGCAACCTCTTAGTGAGGGGCTTTAGGCCCGCCTCTGATGAGATCAAGACCCTTCAGAGGTATATGTGTTCTAGGTTTTTCATCGATTTCTCAGACATTGGAGAGCAGCAGAGAAAACTGGAGTCCTATTTGCAGAACCACTTCGTGGGCTTGGAAGACCGCAAGTATGACTATCTCATGACCCTTCATGGAGTGGTGAATGAGAGTACCGTGTGCCTGATGGGACATGAAAGAAGACAGACTTTAAACCTGATCACAATGCTGGCTATCCGGGTGCTAGCTGACCAAAATGTCATCCCTAACGTGGCTAATGTCACTTGCTATTACCAGCCAGCCCCGTACGTAGCAGATGCAAACTTTAGCAATTACTACATTGCACAGGTCCAGCCAGTGTTCACATGCCAGCAACAGACATACTCCACTTGGCTACCTTGCAATTAG